The segment CAGGCGGGGAAGGGTTTCTAGTCTCTAACACGCTTGAGCGTGCAGCTGATCAGCTGATACTCACCAGAGGCCACCTCTCTCTTACAGCTGCTGCAGAACCTACTGGTGGGAGGCCTGCTACTGAGAGCCGGCCTACCTGTGAGTATATGTAAACAGACTCCTCTCCCGCCCAGATTCCAGAATGATAGAAGCCATTTTCACAGGCACAAAGACGTTTACAAATCCGGCGTCCTGACTCCAGGATCTCAGTGCAGAGAGGCTGGGGGATACCTGAGGCTACATCCTACAGTATAATGATGACTACACTTCACCTAGATGTGaccttcctcttcatcttcctcgaATATCACAGCCATACATTCTTAGCCCAGGATTCCCTCCCCTTCTGCTGTGACACCTCACCTCCAGACATGCCATCTCCTGGGCCAAAGACTAGCCATACTGTGTGTGTCTGCTGGTCAATGTCAATGACATTAaccctttaataaagttttatcCAAAAAGACAATGCATCGGGTGTCCCCTCCCCTGGCCCCTATGGCCCTCAGACCTCTCAGTGCCAACTGGCTTCTACATTGCTGTTGACGTCACTTTCTCCAGCCTCTGTTCTCCCTCTGCATTGGCTGTGGTGCCTAAGCCTGGTCTCACTTCAGCCTACCCTTGCTGGGTCAGGTTGCATGGAATTTACCTTTGTTCTGTCCCCTGAGAATACTGTTTCCAGGGCAACAACGTTCCATGCGAGACTGTGAGTACTGTGGAAAGGACTCCAGAAGATGCGTCTCGTCTTGCTGATCTGCCTTCTGGCAGAGAGCTCTGGGAAGAGCTGCCTCCGCTGCTGGCCAGAGCTGATTGCCATGATCGACTATGACCTTCAGTTGCTCTGGGGCAGCCCAGGGCCACCCACAGAACTCTCACAGAGCCTACACTCCTTTGTCCTGGAGAATGACGACATACCCTTGCCCTGGTATCTTGGTGAGGCACAGCTGGGCAGGGCTGGGAGCACCCTTTTATGTGACCTGATCATGTCCCCAACGTCCCTCTGTCCCATGTCCCATCCTCAGCTCGAGACAATTTGGATGAGGAAACAGCTACATTCTTCACCCACGTAGACACCACCATCAAAAAGCTGAGGGACGGTAAGGAAGACACGGTGGGCGGGGTTGAGCTTGATTACCAAGAGTCATCCTACAGCGTTCCCCGGAGGTGGCTTAGATGGTGGGCAGGGAAGCTTCCTTGGAGAGCACTGTGTTACCGTGCTGACATGCATCCTATGATGGTATAGtcttgtaattctagcacttgtaaagtgaaggcaagaggatcataagttcaagaccatcctcagctacatagtgatcagtctgggatacatgagatcaAGTCTgagtgtttgggggagggggggagactgggaagatggttcagtagaAAAATCACTTGACTATACAAGCGTGAAGGTCTGAATTCAGATCCCACAGCTCACCCAGGTaaagctgggcatagtagcacatgtctgtaatcccagagctcctaaagggagatgggaggtggagacaggtttTCCCAGAAGCTCCTGGGTCAGCTAGCTGCATATATACACATCGGCAGGCAacaagaaaccctgcctcaagagCTAAGATGGGAGGTAAGGACTGTTACCCCAGGTCTTCCTCTGACATCCATATGCACGCAGTGACGTGTACAGACTTGCACTCAAACAGGAACATAGATACAGATGCATATTCATAgaccccccctctgtctctctgtctgtctgtctgtctctctctctctgtctctctctctgtttctctgtctctctctgtctctctctgtctctctgtctctctctctctgtctctctctctctctctctctctcacacacacacacacacacacacacacacacaggttttctTTTAAGTTAAGAAAAAACcggagagaaggctcagtcaTTAAAAGATTTCTCCCtttaagcatgaagacctgagttcaattcccagaacctacattaaaaacaaacaaaaatgcatcccagtgctgaggaagcagaggcaggaggatcccgggactggctggccaggcaggcagagcagagttccaggccaattagaggccctgtctcaaaaataaggtgggtGATTCTTAAAGAACACCACCCAAGTGTGACCTCCAGGTTCTACACTCATGTGCATCTACATGCGTGTCCacctgtacacatatgtgcacacgtacacacacaaaagaaaaagactaaCTTTATACCAATGAGTTTCACTCCCTCCTGCTGCACACAGATAAGCCAGCACTGCTTGAAGAGATTAATGTTCAGAAGAGTCTCCTGGCCAAGAGGCTAAAGGAAAGGTCCCAAGACCTGATGCAGAGGGGTAGGAGATGGGGCTGTCCCTGTAGTCCCCTCAACCTTTGAGACTGTGGCACATAGAACCCAATGGGCAATCCCTTCTAAGATCTCCTGAGGAACTCTGGCCTACCCACAGCTTAGGTTCCTTCCCTGccctgttccccccacccccaccccccaccccccacccccgctccccACTGCTCccagctctgtctgcctctctagtgcctcagtttctccatcgtCTCACTTTCCCGGGCAGTCTGCAATAAGTCCTGTGGTGAGTACGCCCAGGGCTGAGCTGGAGGGAGGGACGCGAGACCCTGCCATGTCTGAGACCCTGCCCATTGCACCATCAGACATCCTTTCTGAAACGGAAGTCACTGCATGTGCTGACTGCCAGACACTCCACCTGTCCTGCAACGACCCTACCTTGTGCACAGGTACATCCTCCCTTCCCTAACCCTCCACCCCTGGGTTTGCCATCTCTTTCCATCATTCTTTTCTATCCAGACTAGAATGTTTCTGGATTTTTCCTGGTGGGTGAGGACAGCAGAATCTTTGAGGTTTCTTGGGCTTCAAAGCCTGAGAGCCACTTGCTTCCGGGTCCTCGGATTCAGTATGTCTGGAACACTCCATCCCATCTCTAGTCCTGCTACTGTAGATGCTTATATTGTGGATGCTAATTGTTCCCCAAAAACCTGCTTGCAGGGGGTGTCTGCACGTAGCTTCTGAGAGCCcacccccagttggttctgattggtaaataaagacgccaacagccaatagctaggaagggcagacagaggcgggattttaggattcctgggcttggggaCCTGAAGGAAGGCGTCAAGGAAGAGAGATCGCCATGCAGGGAACAGTGTAGAGGAGAAAAATCCACCATGCTTGAGAGTgtggacagaagagagagagtcCGCTATGTGGTAAAAAGCAAGAAAAGGGCCCCAGGCTCTGGGCCAAGAAACCGTGGGCCAGGTGGCTTtctaattggagttaagagcagccaagatggaacGTAGTGTTAGTAAGTAGTAACTCGGGATTAACAGCATGGAGGTAAGGCAGTGGCCCAGCTTTTGTGCTGTTTAcgacattaaaatataaaggctgtgtgtgtgtgtgtgtgtgtgtgtgtgtgtgtgtgtgtgtgtgtgtttcgttCAGAAACATAAACCATTGAGGCAGGTAGCAACTACACCACGGGTTTTATTAAGTTCAACAGGCTGCACCTTCAGTGTCCTTCTTAGCAACTGGCCTCACTTACATCCTCACACCCTAAGCCAGGAGCAGCCGCCTGCCTTCCTCCATCCACCTCAGCTAAGCCTGGTTGAATGTATTGCTGCACTTCATTCCCGCttccccagttctctctctctctctctctctctctctctctctctctctctctctctcctctcctctcctctcctctcctctcctctcctctctttctctctctctttctttctcctttctctctcctctgtctctgtctctgtctctgtttctctctctctc is part of the Apodemus sylvaticus chromosome 13, mApoSyl1.1, whole genome shotgun sequence genome and harbors:
- the Tex51 gene encoding testis-expressed protein 51, encoding MRLVLLICLLAESSGKSCLRCWPELIAMIDYDLQLLWGSPGPPTELSQSLHSFVLENDDIPLPWYLARDNLDEETATFFTHVDTTIKKLRDDKPALLEEINVQKSLLAKRLKERSQDLMQRVCNKSCDILSETEVTACADCQTLHLSCNDPTLCTARVKSSYKWVAILFTVFMFLAVAGIGGYHFWLQRKVEAVAAADEHTVGLQSGTRLGQCAGPAQGSCLKRTQALLGGAAKRQASVAVALHPRPALNMRASGIN